A region of Scylla paramamosain isolate STU-SP2022 chromosome 25, ASM3559412v1, whole genome shotgun sequence DNA encodes the following proteins:
- the LOC135113345 gene encoding eukaryotic translation initiation factor 4B-like isoform X4 — protein sequence MYCFGPCTHPAASGGARGFNLLALVPKVITGKKSKKGKGKGKSLSLGEFLGTSNTNTGSTVVVNKGSWADESEDFEEDRYQGPTERLVLPTAPRTAREPDVDLARVPKEPPFTAYIANIPFEVDDNYIIRFFQDLKIKSIRLPREGGEGGRFKGFGYVEFETRSELIEALGKNDDMMGNRKVRLDVAEGEGGSIRRGFSDRSGRDDDRLDRSEGVSDWRAAPPREDRDSRSPVRGGFGDRDRGGFGDRDRGGFGDRDRGFGDRDRGGFGDRDRDRGGGFGDRDRGGGFRDRYGDRDRGFGDRDRGYDRDRGFDRDRDRGRYMGGSGGYRDDPWRRDRDGPSRGSDSAPRERPKLQLMPRSRGPEAEEKKDAGGGGGSGGGGGGSGGGGGGGGGGGGGGGGGGSGGGGGGSGGGGGGGGGGGGSSIFGAARPVDTASREKEIEQKLHGRELPRRDGGIGDRGDRGERGGERDRGGERGERGGERDRGGERGERGGERDRGGERGERGGERDRGGERGERGGERDRGGERGERGGERDRGGERGERGGERDLGGERGERGGERERGGERERGGGERERGGERGRGGERGERGGGGGGGGGGGGGGGGASIFGAARPVDTAARERQIEEKLRKMEPSVKDEPPRRYGRDDGMRDIRRDEGTRDIRRDERNRDIRRDERRDDRRDDRRDDPRDRNGPQDDRDDTRDRDGSRDSQRSGGPATQRDRKGPPVKDTSNEKILDTANKFASLDFEAED from the exons gtaaaaaaagcaagaaagggaaggggaaaggaaaatccCTGTCCCTTGGGGAGTTCCTGGGAACCTCCAACACAAACACTGGCTCTACTGTGGTGGTGAACAAAGGCAGCTGGGCCGATGAGAGCGAGGACTTTGAGG AGGACCGGTACCAGGGGCCCACCGAGAGGCTTGTGCTGCCCACCGCACCCCGCACTGCCCGGGAGCCTGATGTGGACCTGGCCAGAGTACCAAAGGAGCCACCCTTCACTGCTTACATTGCCAACATCCCCTTTGAGGTGGATGACAATTACATCATCAGATTTTTCCAGGACCTCAAG ATCAAGTCAATCCGTCTGCCccgggagggaggcgagggaggacgCTTCAAGGGGTTCGGCTATGTGGAATTCGAGACCCGGAGTGAGCTGATAGAGGCCCTGGGCAAGAATGATGAT ATGATGGGGAACCGCAAGGTCCGCTTGGATGTGGCAGAGGGTGAGGGTGGCAGCATACGAAGGGGCTTCTCAGACCGGAGTGGGCGAGACGATGACCGGCTGGACCGCAGTGAGGGTGTGTCTGACTGGCGTGCTGCCCCCCCTAGAGAAG ACCGGGACAGCCGTAGTCCAGTGCGCGGAGGCTTTGGAGACCGTGATCGCGGAGGTTTTGGAGACCGTGATCGCGGAGGTTTTGGAGACCGGGACCGCGGCTTTGGTGACCGGGATCGAGGTGGCTTTGGTGACCGCGACCGAGACCGAGGGGGAGGCTTTGGTGACCGCGATAGAGGGGGAG GTTTCAGGGACCGCTATGGTGACCGTGATCGTGGTTTTGGTGACCGGGACCGAGGTTATGATCGGGACCGAGGCTTTGACCGCGACAGAGACCGAG GGCGTTATATGGGTGGGTCAGGTGGATACCGTGATGATCCGTGGAGGAGGGATCGCGATGGCCCAAGCCGCGGCTCTGATTCGGCACCAAGAGAGCGCCCCAA gTTGCAGCTGATGCCAAGGAGCAGGGGCCCAGAGgctgaggagaagaaggacgctggaggtggcggtggcagtggtggaggaggtggaggaagtggaggaggaggaggaggaggaggaggaggaggaggaggaggaggaggaggtggcagtggtggtggtggagggggaagtggaggtggaggtggaggtggaggaggaggaggaggatccagCATCTTCGGCGCTGCCCGGCCGGTGGACACAGCTTCaagggagaaggagatagaACAGAAACTCCATGGACGGGAACTGCCTAGGAG GGATGGAGGTATAGGAGAtagaggagacagaggagaacgaggtggagaaagagatcgaggtggagaaaggggagaacgaggtggagaaagagatcgaggtggagaaaggggagaacgaggtggagaaagagatcgaggtggagaaaggggagaacgaggtggagaaagagatcgaggtggagaaaggggagaacgaggtggagaaagagatcgaggtggagaaaggggagaacgaggtggagaaagagatcgaggtggagaaaggggagaacgaggtggagaaagagatctaggtggagaaaggggagaacgaggtggagaaagagaaagaggtggagaaagagaaagaggtggaggagaaagagaaagaggtggagaaagaggaagaggtggagaaagaggagaacgaggtggtggaggaggaggaggtggtggcggcggtggcggtggtggcggtgcaaGCATCTTCGGAGCAGCCCGGCCTGTGGACACAGCTGCCAGGGAGCGCCAGATTGAAGAGAAGCTGAGGAAGATGGAGCCGTCTGTGAA GGATGAGCCGCCGCGCCGCTATGGTCGTGATGATGGCATGAGGGACATCAGGAGAGATGAGGGCACCAGGGACATCAGGCGAGATGAACGCAACAGGGACATAAGGAGGGACGAGCGGCGAGATGACCGCAGGGACGATAGGCGAGATGATCCCCGGGATAGGAATGGCCCTCAAGATGACAGGGATGACACGAGGGACAGGGACGGCTCCAGGGACAGCCAGAGGAGTGGTGGCCCTGCCACCCAAAGGGACCGCAAGGGACCTCCAGTGAAGGATACGTCCAATGAGAAG ATCCTTGATACTGCCAACAAATTTGCCAGCCTTGACTTTGAGGCTGAGGATTAG
- the LOC135113345 gene encoding eukaryotic translation initiation factor 4B-like isoform X3 yields the protein MEVCAEQEAPQTVMSSGGKKSKKGKGKGKSLSLGEFLGTSNTNTGSTVVVNKGSWADESEDFEEDRYQGPTERLVLPTAPRTAREPDVDLARVPKEPPFTAYIANIPFEVDDNYIIRFFQDLKIKSIRLPREGGEGGRFKGFGYVEFETRSELIEALGKNDDMMGNRKVRLDVAEGEGGSIRRGFSDRSGRDDDRLDRSEGVSDWRAAPPREDRDSRSPVRGGFGDRDRGGFGDRDRGGFGDRDRGFGDRDRGGFGDRDRDRGGGFGDRDRGGGFRDRYGDRDRGFGDRDRGYDRDRGFDRDRDRGYRDRYGDRGYDRDRGYDWDRGYDRDRGYDRDRGYDRDRGYDRDRGRYMGGSGGYRDDPWRRDRDGPSRGSDSAPRERPKLQLMPRSRGPEAEEKKDAGGGGGSGGGGGGSGGGGGGGGGGGGGGGGGGSGGGGGGSGGGGGGGGGGGGSSIFGAARPVDTASREKEIEQKLHGRELPRRDGGIGDRGDRGERGGERDRGGERGERGGERDRGGERGERGGERDRGGERGERGGERDRGGERGERGGERDRGGERGERGGERDRGGERGERGGERDLGGERGERGGERERGGERERGGGERERGGERGRGGERGERGGGGGGGGGGGGGGGGASIFGAARPVDTAARERQIEEKLRKMEPSVKDEPPRRYGRDDGMRDIRRDEGTRDIRRDERNRDIRRDERRDDRRDDRRDDPRDRNGPQDDRDDTRDRDGSRDSQRSGGPATQRDRKGPPVKDTSNEKILDTANKFASLDFEAED from the exons ATGGAGGTTTGCGCCGAACAAGAGGCTCCGCAGACCGTCATGTCGTCTGGAG gtaaaaaaagcaagaaagggaaggggaaaggaaaatccCTGTCCCTTGGGGAGTTCCTGGGAACCTCCAACACAAACACTGGCTCTACTGTGGTGGTGAACAAAGGCAGCTGGGCCGATGAGAGCGAGGACTTTGAGG AGGACCGGTACCAGGGGCCCACCGAGAGGCTTGTGCTGCCCACCGCACCCCGCACTGCCCGGGAGCCTGATGTGGACCTGGCCAGAGTACCAAAGGAGCCACCCTTCACTGCTTACATTGCCAACATCCCCTTTGAGGTGGATGACAATTACATCATCAGATTTTTCCAGGACCTCAAG ATCAAGTCAATCCGTCTGCCccgggagggaggcgagggaggacgCTTCAAGGGGTTCGGCTATGTGGAATTCGAGACCCGGAGTGAGCTGATAGAGGCCCTGGGCAAGAATGATGAT ATGATGGGGAACCGCAAGGTCCGCTTGGATGTGGCAGAGGGTGAGGGTGGCAGCATACGAAGGGGCTTCTCAGACCGGAGTGGGCGAGACGATGACCGGCTGGACCGCAGTGAGGGTGTGTCTGACTGGCGTGCTGCCCCCCCTAGAGAAG ACCGGGACAGCCGTAGTCCAGTGCGCGGAGGCTTTGGAGACCGTGATCGCGGAGGTTTTGGAGACCGTGATCGCGGAGGTTTTGGAGACCGGGACCGCGGCTTTGGTGACCGGGATCGAGGTGGCTTTGGTGACCGCGACCGAGACCGAGGGGGAGGCTTTGGTGACCGCGATAGAGGGGGAG GTTTCAGGGACCGCTATGGTGACCGTGATCGTGGTTTTGGTGACCGGGACCGAGGTTATGATCGGGACCGAGGCTTTGACCGCGACAGAGACCGAG GGTACAGGGACAGATATGGTGACAGGGGTTATGACAGGGATCGAGGCTATGACTGGGACCGAGGCTATGACAGGGACAGAGGCTATGACAGGGATCGAGGCTATGACAGGGACAGAGGATATGACAGGGACAGAG GGCGTTATATGGGTGGGTCAGGTGGATACCGTGATGATCCGTGGAGGAGGGATCGCGATGGCCCAAGCCGCGGCTCTGATTCGGCACCAAGAGAGCGCCCCAA gTTGCAGCTGATGCCAAGGAGCAGGGGCCCAGAGgctgaggagaagaaggacgctggaggtggcggtggcagtggtggaggaggtggaggaagtggaggaggaggaggaggaggaggaggaggaggaggaggaggaggaggaggtggcagtggtggtggtggagggggaagtggaggtggaggtggaggtggaggaggaggaggaggatccagCATCTTCGGCGCTGCCCGGCCGGTGGACACAGCTTCaagggagaaggagatagaACAGAAACTCCATGGACGGGAACTGCCTAGGAG GGATGGAGGTATAGGAGAtagaggagacagaggagaacgaggtggagaaagagatcgaggtggagaaaggggagaacgaggtggagaaagagatcgaggtggagaaaggggagaacgaggtggagaaagagatcgaggtggagaaaggggagaacgaggtggagaaagagatcgaggtggagaaaggggagaacgaggtggagaaagagatcgaggtggagaaaggggagaacgaggtggagaaagagatcgaggtggagaaaggggagaacgaggtggagaaagagatctaggtggagaaaggggagaacgaggtggagaaagagaaagaggtggagaaagagaaagaggtggaggagaaagagaaagaggtggagaaagaggaagaggtggagaaagaggagaacgaggtggtggaggaggaggaggtggtggcggcggtggcggtggtggcggtgcaaGCATCTTCGGAGCAGCCCGGCCTGTGGACACAGCTGCCAGGGAGCGCCAGATTGAAGAGAAGCTGAGGAAGATGGAGCCGTCTGTGAA GGATGAGCCGCCGCGCCGCTATGGTCGTGATGATGGCATGAGGGACATCAGGAGAGATGAGGGCACCAGGGACATCAGGCGAGATGAACGCAACAGGGACATAAGGAGGGACGAGCGGCGAGATGACCGCAGGGACGATAGGCGAGATGATCCCCGGGATAGGAATGGCCCTCAAGATGACAGGGATGACACGAGGGACAGGGACGGCTCCAGGGACAGCCAGAGGAGTGGTGGCCCTGCCACCCAAAGGGACCGCAAGGGACCTCCAGTGAAGGATACGTCCAATGAGAAG ATCCTTGATACTGCCAACAAATTTGCCAGCCTTGACTTTGAGGCTGAGGATTAG
- the LOC135113345 gene encoding eukaryotic translation initiation factor 4B-like isoform X1, with protein MYCFGPCTHPAASGGARGFNLLALVPKVITGKKSKKGKGKGKSLSLGEFLGTSNTNTGSTVVVNKGSWADESEDFEEDRYQGPTERLVLPTAPRTAREPDVDLARVPKEPPFTAYIANIPFEVDDNYIIRFFQDLKIKSIRLPREGGEGGRFKGFGYVEFETRSELIEALGKNDDMMGNRKVRLDVAEGEGGSIRRGFSDRSGRDDDRLDRSEGVSDWRAAPPREDRDSRSPVRGGFGDRDRGGFGDRDRGGFGDRDRGFGDRDRGGFGDRDRDRGGGFGDRDRGGGFRDRYGDRDRGFGDRDRGYDRDRGFDRDRDRGYRDRYGDRGYDRDRGYDWDRGYDRDRGYDRDRGYDRDRGYDRDRGRYMGGSGGYRDDPWRRDRDGPSRGSDSAPRERPKLQLMPRSRGPEAEEKKDAGGGGGSGGGGGGSGGGGGGGGGGGGGGGGGGSGGGGGGSGGGGGGGGGGGGSSIFGAARPVDTASREKEIEQKLHGRELPRRDGGIGDRGDRGERGGERDRGGERGERGGERDRGGERGERGGERDRGGERGERGGERDRGGERGERGGERDRGGERGERGGERDRGGERGERGGERDLGGERGERGGERERGGERERGGGERERGGERGRGGERGERGGGGGGGGGGGGGGGGASIFGAARPVDTAARERQIEEKLRKMEPSVKDEPPRRYGRDDGMRDIRRDEGTRDIRRDERNRDIRRDERRDDRRDDRRDDPRDRNGPQDDRDDTRDRDGSRDSQRSGGPATQRDRKGPPVKDTSNEKILDTANKFASLDFEAED; from the exons gtaaaaaaagcaagaaagggaaggggaaaggaaaatccCTGTCCCTTGGGGAGTTCCTGGGAACCTCCAACACAAACACTGGCTCTACTGTGGTGGTGAACAAAGGCAGCTGGGCCGATGAGAGCGAGGACTTTGAGG AGGACCGGTACCAGGGGCCCACCGAGAGGCTTGTGCTGCCCACCGCACCCCGCACTGCCCGGGAGCCTGATGTGGACCTGGCCAGAGTACCAAAGGAGCCACCCTTCACTGCTTACATTGCCAACATCCCCTTTGAGGTGGATGACAATTACATCATCAGATTTTTCCAGGACCTCAAG ATCAAGTCAATCCGTCTGCCccgggagggaggcgagggaggacgCTTCAAGGGGTTCGGCTATGTGGAATTCGAGACCCGGAGTGAGCTGATAGAGGCCCTGGGCAAGAATGATGAT ATGATGGGGAACCGCAAGGTCCGCTTGGATGTGGCAGAGGGTGAGGGTGGCAGCATACGAAGGGGCTTCTCAGACCGGAGTGGGCGAGACGATGACCGGCTGGACCGCAGTGAGGGTGTGTCTGACTGGCGTGCTGCCCCCCCTAGAGAAG ACCGGGACAGCCGTAGTCCAGTGCGCGGAGGCTTTGGAGACCGTGATCGCGGAGGTTTTGGAGACCGTGATCGCGGAGGTTTTGGAGACCGGGACCGCGGCTTTGGTGACCGGGATCGAGGTGGCTTTGGTGACCGCGACCGAGACCGAGGGGGAGGCTTTGGTGACCGCGATAGAGGGGGAG GTTTCAGGGACCGCTATGGTGACCGTGATCGTGGTTTTGGTGACCGGGACCGAGGTTATGATCGGGACCGAGGCTTTGACCGCGACAGAGACCGAG GGTACAGGGACAGATATGGTGACAGGGGTTATGACAGGGATCGAGGCTATGACTGGGACCGAGGCTATGACAGGGACAGAGGCTATGACAGGGATCGAGGCTATGACAGGGACAGAGGATATGACAGGGACAGAG GGCGTTATATGGGTGGGTCAGGTGGATACCGTGATGATCCGTGGAGGAGGGATCGCGATGGCCCAAGCCGCGGCTCTGATTCGGCACCAAGAGAGCGCCCCAA gTTGCAGCTGATGCCAAGGAGCAGGGGCCCAGAGgctgaggagaagaaggacgctggaggtggcggtggcagtggtggaggaggtggaggaagtggaggaggaggaggaggaggaggaggaggaggaggaggaggaggaggaggtggcagtggtggtggtggagggggaagtggaggtggaggtggaggtggaggaggaggaggaggatccagCATCTTCGGCGCTGCCCGGCCGGTGGACACAGCTTCaagggagaaggagatagaACAGAAACTCCATGGACGGGAACTGCCTAGGAG GGATGGAGGTATAGGAGAtagaggagacagaggagaacgaggtggagaaagagatcgaggtggagaaaggggagaacgaggtggagaaagagatcgaggtggagaaaggggagaacgaggtggagaaagagatcgaggtggagaaaggggagaacgaggtggagaaagagatcgaggtggagaaaggggagaacgaggtggagaaagagatcgaggtggagaaaggggagaacgaggtggagaaagagatcgaggtggagaaaggggagaacgaggtggagaaagagatctaggtggagaaaggggagaacgaggtggagaaagagaaagaggtggagaaagagaaagaggtggaggagaaagagaaagaggtggagaaagaggaagaggtggagaaagaggagaacgaggtggtggaggaggaggaggtggtggcggcggtggcggtggtggcggtgcaaGCATCTTCGGAGCAGCCCGGCCTGTGGACACAGCTGCCAGGGAGCGCCAGATTGAAGAGAAGCTGAGGAAGATGGAGCCGTCTGTGAA GGATGAGCCGCCGCGCCGCTATGGTCGTGATGATGGCATGAGGGACATCAGGAGAGATGAGGGCACCAGGGACATCAGGCGAGATGAACGCAACAGGGACATAAGGAGGGACGAGCGGCGAGATGACCGCAGGGACGATAGGCGAGATGATCCCCGGGATAGGAATGGCCCTCAAGATGACAGGGATGACACGAGGGACAGGGACGGCTCCAGGGACAGCCAGAGGAGTGGTGGCCCTGCCACCCAAAGGGACCGCAAGGGACCTCCAGTGAAGGATACGTCCAATGAGAAG ATCCTTGATACTGCCAACAAATTTGCCAGCCTTGACTTTGAGGCTGAGGATTAG
- the LOC135113345 gene encoding eukaryotic translation initiation factor 4B-like isoform X5, whose translation MYCFGPCTHPAASGGARGFNLLALVPKVITGKKSKKGKGKGKSLSLGEFLGTSNTNTGSTVVVNKGSWADESEDFEEDRYQGPTERLVLPTAPRTAREPDVDLARVPKEPPFTAYIANIPFEVDDNYIIRFFQDLKIKSIRLPREGGEGGRFKGFGYVEFETRSELIEALGKNDDMMGNRKVRLDVAEGEGGSIRRGFSDRSGRDDDRLDRSEGVSDWRAAPPREDRDSRSPVRGGFGDRDRGGFGDRDRGGFGDRDRGFGDRDRGGFGDRDRDRGGGFGDRDRGGGFRDRYGDRDRGFGDRDRGYDRDRGFDRDRDRGGYRDDPWRRDRDGPSRGSDSAPRERPKLQLMPRSRGPEAEEKKDAGGGGGSGGGGGGSGGGGGGGGGGGGGGGGGGSGGGGGGSGGGGGGGGGGGGSSIFGAARPVDTASREKEIEQKLHGRELPRRDGGIGDRGDRGERGGERDRGGERGERGGERDRGGERGERGGERDRGGERGERGGERDRGGERGERGGERDRGGERGERGGERDRGGERGERGGERDLGGERGERGGERERGGERERGGGERERGGERGRGGERGERGGGGGGGGGGGGGGGGASIFGAARPVDTAARERQIEEKLRKMEPSVKDEPPRRYGRDDGMRDIRRDEGTRDIRRDERNRDIRRDERRDDRRDDRRDDPRDRNGPQDDRDDTRDRDGSRDSQRSGGPATQRDRKGPPVKDTSNEKILDTANKFASLDFEAED comes from the exons gtaaaaaaagcaagaaagggaaggggaaaggaaaatccCTGTCCCTTGGGGAGTTCCTGGGAACCTCCAACACAAACACTGGCTCTACTGTGGTGGTGAACAAAGGCAGCTGGGCCGATGAGAGCGAGGACTTTGAGG AGGACCGGTACCAGGGGCCCACCGAGAGGCTTGTGCTGCCCACCGCACCCCGCACTGCCCGGGAGCCTGATGTGGACCTGGCCAGAGTACCAAAGGAGCCACCCTTCACTGCTTACATTGCCAACATCCCCTTTGAGGTGGATGACAATTACATCATCAGATTTTTCCAGGACCTCAAG ATCAAGTCAATCCGTCTGCCccgggagggaggcgagggaggacgCTTCAAGGGGTTCGGCTATGTGGAATTCGAGACCCGGAGTGAGCTGATAGAGGCCCTGGGCAAGAATGATGAT ATGATGGGGAACCGCAAGGTCCGCTTGGATGTGGCAGAGGGTGAGGGTGGCAGCATACGAAGGGGCTTCTCAGACCGGAGTGGGCGAGACGATGACCGGCTGGACCGCAGTGAGGGTGTGTCTGACTGGCGTGCTGCCCCCCCTAGAGAAG ACCGGGACAGCCGTAGTCCAGTGCGCGGAGGCTTTGGAGACCGTGATCGCGGAGGTTTTGGAGACCGTGATCGCGGAGGTTTTGGAGACCGGGACCGCGGCTTTGGTGACCGGGATCGAGGTGGCTTTGGTGACCGCGACCGAGACCGAGGGGGAGGCTTTGGTGACCGCGATAGAGGGGGAG GTTTCAGGGACCGCTATGGTGACCGTGATCGTGGTTTTGGTGACCGGGACCGAGGTTATGATCGGGACCGAGGCTTTGACCGCGACAGAGACCGAG GTGGATACCGTGATGATCCGTGGAGGAGGGATCGCGATGGCCCAAGCCGCGGCTCTGATTCGGCACCAAGAGAGCGCCCCAA gTTGCAGCTGATGCCAAGGAGCAGGGGCCCAGAGgctgaggagaagaaggacgctggaggtggcggtggcagtggtggaggaggtggaggaagtggaggaggaggaggaggaggaggaggaggaggaggaggaggaggaggaggtggcagtggtggtggtggagggggaagtggaggtggaggtggaggtggaggaggaggaggaggatccagCATCTTCGGCGCTGCCCGGCCGGTGGACACAGCTTCaagggagaaggagatagaACAGAAACTCCATGGACGGGAACTGCCTAGGAG GGATGGAGGTATAGGAGAtagaggagacagaggagaacgaggtggagaaagagatcgaggtggagaaaggggagaacgaggtggagaaagagatcgaggtggagaaaggggagaacgaggtggagaaagagatcgaggtggagaaaggggagaacgaggtggagaaagagatcgaggtggagaaaggggagaacgaggtggagaaagagatcgaggtggagaaaggggagaacgaggtggagaaagagatcgaggtggagaaaggggagaacgaggtggagaaagagatctaggtggagaaaggggagaacgaggtggagaaagagaaagaggtggagaaagagaaagaggtggaggagaaagagaaagaggtggagaaagaggaagaggtggagaaagaggagaacgaggtggtggaggaggaggaggtggtggcggcggtggcggtggtggcggtgcaaGCATCTTCGGAGCAGCCCGGCCTGTGGACACAGCTGCCAGGGAGCGCCAGATTGAAGAGAAGCTGAGGAAGATGGAGCCGTCTGTGAA GGATGAGCCGCCGCGCCGCTATGGTCGTGATGATGGCATGAGGGACATCAGGAGAGATGAGGGCACCAGGGACATCAGGCGAGATGAACGCAACAGGGACATAAGGAGGGACGAGCGGCGAGATGACCGCAGGGACGATAGGCGAGATGATCCCCGGGATAGGAATGGCCCTCAAGATGACAGGGATGACACGAGGGACAGGGACGGCTCCAGGGACAGCCAGAGGAGTGGTGGCCCTGCCACCCAAAGGGACCGCAAGGGACCTCCAGTGAAGGATACGTCCAATGAGAAG ATCCTTGATACTGCCAACAAATTTGCCAGCCTTGACTTTGAGGCTGAGGATTAG